In Molothrus aeneus isolate 106 chromosome 11, BPBGC_Maene_1.0, whole genome shotgun sequence, a genomic segment contains:
- the TERF2IP gene encoding telomeric repeat-binding factor 2-interacting protein 1 isoform X1: MAGGQAGAARSRSLFLWDDGHPMRFYLRPGLAKLRLAPLVLAGGGRLCRVQEPGAVLLAQPGEVAPDGAVSTEYVAECVKRNQRLPLEPFLLTARGRLAFTEAEDAALLQAVRGQGMVRVSGRALWIELERSGLTRHSWQAMRDRYLRHLLPRLWGERGPQRRGRVARGRGGGGDRRGSLWPGRRSAPVSAEPPQTEDPTQIRGLFAAANREFESTESESDSSDVAELSTQDGVRRSPGETASELKTGPEDSAFPDIQLQRQERPQSTCSSSNVVGQVIKTMEHFMEKFAVDLHTVTQAFLKNSGDVEATSYFLQTGQRLDGYPVWSREDDLELQKDDEQVRNKLIAKFGAENVAKRIMFRES; encoded by the exons ATGGCGGGCGGCCAGGCCGGAGCAGCGCGATCCCGATCGCTGTTCTTGTGGGATGACGGGCATCCTATGCGGTTCTACCTGCGGCCCGGCCTGGCCAAGCTGCGCCTGGCGCCCCTAGTGCTGGCGGGCGGCGGGCGCCTGTGTCGGGTGCAGGAGCCAGGGGCCGTGCTCCTGGCGCAGCCCGGCGAGGTGGCTCCCGACGGGGCCGTCTCAACCGAGTACGTGGCGGAGTGCGTGAAGCGCAACCAGCGGCTGCCGCTGGAGCCGTTCCTACTGACAGCCCGCGGCCGCCTGGCCTTCACGGAGGCGGAGGATGCGGCGCTGCTCCAGGCGGTGCGCGGCCAGGGCATGGTGCGGGTGAGCGGCCGTGCGCTGTGGATAGAGCTGGAGCGGAGCGGCCTGACGCGGCACAGCTGGCAGGCCATGCGGGACCGCTACCTGCGGCACCTGCTGCCGCGGCTCTGGGGTGAGCGGGGGCCACAGCGGCGGGGCAGGGTTGCGAGGGGGCGTGGTGGCGGCGGCGACCGGCGTGGGTCGCTGTGGCCTGGCAGACGATCCGCGCCTGTTTCCGCAGAGCCCCCGCAGACGGAGGATCCCACGCAGATCAGGGGTCTGTTCGCGGCAGCTAATCGGGAGTTCGAAAGCACGGAG TCAGAAAGTGACTCTTCAGATGTTGCAGAACTTTCCACACAAGATGGAGTGAGAAGGTCCCCAGGAGAAACAGCATCTGAGCTGAAAACTGGGCCAGAGGACTCTGCTTTCCCTGACATTCAGTTACAAAGGCAAGAAAGACCACAAAGCACTTGTTCTTCTTCCAATGTGGTGGGACAGGTAATAAAAACTATGGAGCACTTCATGGAGAAGTTTGCTGTGGACCTGCACACTGTTACACAGGCCTTTCTGAAAAACAGTGGTGACGTGGAAGCTACTTCATACTTTCTGCAGACAGGGCAGCGCTTGGATGGGTACCCTGTATGGAGCAGAGAGGATGATTTAGAATTGCAAAAGGATGATGAACAGGTCAGAAATAAATTGATAGCCAAATTTGGAGCTGAAAATGTAGCAAAGCGGATAATGTTTAGAGAGAGTTAA
- the TERF2IP gene encoding telomeric repeat-binding factor 2-interacting protein 1 isoform X2 has translation MAGGQAGAARSRSLFLWDDGHPMRFYLRPGLAKLRLAPLVLAGGGRLCRVQEPGAVLLAQPGEVAPDGAVSTEYVAECVKRNQRLPLEPFLLTARGRLAFTEAEDAALLQAVRGQGMVRVSGRALWIELERSGLTRHSWQAMRDRYLRHLLPRLWEPPQTEDPTQIRGLFAAANREFESTESESDSSDVAELSTQDGVRRSPGETASELKTGPEDSAFPDIQLQRQERPQSTCSSSNVVGQVIKTMEHFMEKFAVDLHTVTQAFLKNSGDVEATSYFLQTGQRLDGYPVWSREDDLELQKDDEQVRNKLIAKFGAENVAKRIMFRES, from the exons ATGGCGGGCGGCCAGGCCGGAGCAGCGCGATCCCGATCGCTGTTCTTGTGGGATGACGGGCATCCTATGCGGTTCTACCTGCGGCCCGGCCTGGCCAAGCTGCGCCTGGCGCCCCTAGTGCTGGCGGGCGGCGGGCGCCTGTGTCGGGTGCAGGAGCCAGGGGCCGTGCTCCTGGCGCAGCCCGGCGAGGTGGCTCCCGACGGGGCCGTCTCAACCGAGTACGTGGCGGAGTGCGTGAAGCGCAACCAGCGGCTGCCGCTGGAGCCGTTCCTACTGACAGCCCGCGGCCGCCTGGCCTTCACGGAGGCGGAGGATGCGGCGCTGCTCCAGGCGGTGCGCGGCCAGGGCATGGTGCGGGTGAGCGGCCGTGCGCTGTGGATAGAGCTGGAGCGGAGCGGCCTGACGCGGCACAGCTGGCAGGCCATGCGGGACCGCTACCTGCGGCACCTGCTGCCGCGGCTCTGGG AGCCCCCGCAGACGGAGGATCCCACGCAGATCAGGGGTCTGTTCGCGGCAGCTAATCGGGAGTTCGAAAGCACGGAG TCAGAAAGTGACTCTTCAGATGTTGCAGAACTTTCCACACAAGATGGAGTGAGAAGGTCCCCAGGAGAAACAGCATCTGAGCTGAAAACTGGGCCAGAGGACTCTGCTTTCCCTGACATTCAGTTACAAAGGCAAGAAAGACCACAAAGCACTTGTTCTTCTTCCAATGTGGTGGGACAGGTAATAAAAACTATGGAGCACTTCATGGAGAAGTTTGCTGTGGACCTGCACACTGTTACACAGGCCTTTCTGAAAAACAGTGGTGACGTGGAAGCTACTTCATACTTTCTGCAGACAGGGCAGCGCTTGGATGGGTACCCTGTATGGAGCAGAGAGGATGATTTAGAATTGCAAAAGGATGATGAACAGGTCAGAAATAAATTGATAGCCAAATTTGGAGCTGAAAATGTAGCAAAGCGGATAATGTTTAGAGAGAGTTAA